A region of the Desulfuribacillus alkaliarsenatis genome:
TTAAGTTAATTGCAACAATCCCTTTTACTGCTTCTGTGAAGTATCTCCAATTCATAAAAGCTATAACAAAGTCCATCGACACTTGAGAACGAGCCATTAATGAAACCATGATAATCGTACAAATCAGAATAAGATTAAACCATAGGACTGTTGTAATAAGTTTCGATAGCAATAGCTGATAAGGTTTAACGGGTAAAGAAAACATTAAATACCCTTCATCACCAAATAGATTCCTTTTAAAATGCTGTAATATCAGCCATACGCACATTACGCCTACTGTAAATAGTGATACACTAAAAACAAACGCAACACCTGCTTGAACAACTGTGTCATATAGATATGGCATAACAATACCAAAGGCTATAAGTATAGCTGCCATTGTTAAAAATTTTCTGTACGCAAATTGGATATCTAACTTTATTAATTTTCCTAGCATCGGAATACCTCCCTAAACAATTGATCAATTGACTGCTTATTATCTAATCGTAATGACTCAGCTTCTCCTGATAGCACAATTTCACCATCTTTTAGAAAGATAATATCGTCAAAAATAGTCTCTACATCAGAAATAATATGAGTGGACAATAGAATCGAGCTTCCATCGGCAAAATTGTTTAAAATAGTCGATAGTATAACTTCTCTAGCGGCTGGGTCGACACCGGCGATTGGCTCATCTAGAATATAGAGATTGGCACGGCGTGACATTGTAAGAACCAATAAGAGCTTTTCCTTCATTCCTTTAGACAGCTCAGATATTCGTTTATCCTCTGGTACTTTTAAAGATTCTAGTAACTCTTTTGCACGGGTAGAGTCAAAATCGGCAAAAAAGTCAGTGTAAACTTTGACGGCATCTTTAGCCTTAAGCCATTCAGGCAACGCCATTTTATCTGGTAAATAGCTTACAATACTTTTTGTTTCTATCCCTGGCATATGGCCGTCCACAAGTACGTCTCCATTATAATCAGCTATCAATCCATTAATAATTTTGATTATTGTTGTTTTCCCGCTACCATTTGGCCCAAGCAAACCTACGATTCGTCCTGGAGATATATTGAAAGAAACATTTTTTAATGCCGTTTGCTTACCGTAATTTTTATTTAGCCGAGTAATTTCTAATAAATTATCATTCATTGTCTAATTCTCCTCCATTCTCTTTAATAAACCTTTCGATTTCCTCTAATGAGCATCCGAGGGAAGCCATTTTTTCAAGAAAATCTTTTACTAATTCCTTAGTCAAATCGTTACGCAACCTATTAATCAAATCCTGATCCTTTGTGATGAAGCGTCCTGCCGTACGTTCCGTATACAGCAAACCCTCGCGCTCTAGCTCACTTAATGCTCGCTGCAATGTATTCGGATTTACTCCAAGATTCAAAGCTAACTCTCTGACAGGCAACACTTTCTCGCCAGGTTTTAACGTGCCGCTGCAAATTTCGCGCTTGAATCCATCGACGATTTGAGTGTATATCGGAAGGGCAGGGTCAAAAACTAAATTCATCTTAGCACCTCCATTGTATTATTGTATTATTGCATTATTGTATTAAGATACTAATACAATAATGCAATAATTAGTAAATGTCAATAGGCAAAAAACAAAACTTGGCATACGTTATAAAAAAAGAGCAGGTAGCTAATGTAAAAACTGATTAGCTACC
Encoded here:
- a CDS encoding ABC transporter ATP-binding protein, with protein sequence MNDNLLEITRLNKNYGKQTALKNVSFNISPGRIVGLLGPNGSGKTTIIKIINGLIADYNGDVLVDGHMPGIETKSIVSYLPDKMALPEWLKAKDAVKVYTDFFADFDSTRAKELLESLKVPEDKRISELSKGMKEKLLLVLTMSRRANLYILDEPIAGVDPAAREVILSTILNNFADGSSILLSTHIISDVETIFDDIIFLKDGEIVLSGEAESLRLDNKQSIDQLFREVFRC
- a CDS encoding GntR family transcriptional regulator yields the protein MNLVFDPALPIYTQIVDGFKREICSGTLKPGEKVLPVRELALNLGVNPNTLQRALSELEREGLLYTERTAGRFITKDQDLINRLRNDLTKELVKDFLEKMASLGCSLEEIERFIKENGGELDNE